In Vigna unguiculata cultivar IT97K-499-35 chromosome 3, ASM411807v1, whole genome shotgun sequence, a single genomic region encodes these proteins:
- the LOC114179186 gene encoding expansin-like B1 — MELSFKHQLGLLSVMLLLPALCISQDTFTCSRATYYGSPDCYGNPKGACGFGEYGRTVNDGSVAGVSRLWRNGSGCGACYQARCKIPQYCDENGAFVVATDYGEGDRTDFIMSPRAFSRLGRNADASAELFKYGVVDIEYRRVPCSYSGYNVVFKVHEHSRNPDYFAVVVLYVDGTYDVTAVELFQQDCQEWKPLRRAFGAMFDYSNPPSGEMYLRFQVSGSAGIYWVQSRNAISSDWTAGATYDTMVQLN; from the exons ATGGAACTTAGTTTTAAGCACCAACTTGGCCTTCTTTCTGTTATGCTACTTCTACCTGCACTGTGTATATCACAGGACACTTTTACATGCTCCAGAGCAACATATTATGGCAGCCCTGATTGCTATGGGAATCCAA AGGGAGCTTGTGGCTTTGGTGAATATGGAAGAACGGTGAATGATGGAAGTGTGGCAGGAGTGTCAAGGCTATGGAGGAATGGAAGCGGTTGTGGAGCATGCTATCAG GCCAGGTGCAAGATACCACAATATTGCGATGAAAATGGAGCATTCGTGGTGGCAACAGATTATGGTGAGGGAGACAGAACAGACTTCATCATGAGCCCACGCGCCTTCTCGAGATTGGGACGCAACGCAGATGCATCTGCAGAGTTGTTCAAATATGGTGTGGTGGATATTGAATACAGAAGGGTCCCGTGTAGTTATTCTGGCTACAATGTGGTGTTTAAGGTTCACGAACACAGCAGAAACCCTGACTACTTTGCTGTCGTGGTTCTCTATGTAGATGGAACATACGATGTCACTGCTGTCGAGTTGTTTCAG CAAGATTGCCAAGAATGGAAGCCATTGCGCAGGGCCTTTGGGGCAATGTTTGACTATAGCAACCCACCAAGTGGTGAAATGTACTTGAGGTTCCAAGTTAGTGGCAGTGCAGGGATTTATTGGGTTCAGTCCAGGAATGCTATCTCTAGTGATTGGACGGCCGGAGCAACATATGACACCATGGTGCAGCTTAATTAG